The following are from one region of the Littorina saxatilis isolate snail1 linkage group LG4, US_GU_Lsax_2.0, whole genome shotgun sequence genome:
- the LOC138965604 gene encoding matrilin-4-like, which yields MVSVVLVLVLVVHDDDDDDDGDDDDDDDDDDDNDDEDAASAADNDNANDAAADNDECSNPSIDLVFVVDSSTSLRPSEFELVKQFIWELVQGLGVSLRNVRVALVRFSSDVDVIAYLDQWTTSEGIQESIKNMAYKSGGTNTYGALEVARTEVLRADRGNRPGVPDVVLVLTDGKSWYPDKTAVQAEMLRDQGTEVVALGIGQNVLMSELQAMTSGVIRVIKNAAGLHDAVDDIRGNVCTVAKKAADKMEVQQAGVFSSNASTPLSTITTATTTTTLHTSYESSSATPESTTQKKVSLANESSLFSSAAVSSSTASSSRILPSSLSWSWLPSSTFSPITASSTTALSSMTFSSSSSSSSTFSPSKTTPSSSPRESAPHESPFLSSSSSPLSSSSLLKTSSSKVTTVTKMTSTADTLSTHTVRRDESDLKNCKGQKLELIFVQDASFSVNETNFQQAKDFITDTVRQLPIGQDKIRVALVRFGTVADVIFGLAESSDVKAVTDAVDGMEYVVGGTNTAQALGVVGKKVMKHARPDARSVVVVITDGVSSSSRKTRRESQNLRDAQVRIVWLYIAARDSGDLEREREGMMRKGDTTVGVSSFDDLGVETMQQILNASCEERPEPTTAAPETITDVSESTNDFGSGEVISSSFEPIPSPPSTSDNVIKSLRNPLSSSIFTAEEDLIPTLQTTETYEENFTLEEEFTAVDSDPKPPTKSTTKAISHNENSHTTTAEEPENTSKFQSFDLADDKTTRTSYETTGNNSAPQQPGFTGAEERAAETKVNSEKDGGSWKNSSPNVIGTVVGVLVVAAIAGGVAFVVLRRRANRKDSREINKTGDKV from the exons ATGGTTtcggtggtgttggtgttggtgttggtggttcatgatgatgatgacgatgatgatggagatgatgatgatgatgatgatgatgatgatgataatgatgatgaagatgctgcttctgctgctgaTAATGATAATGCTAATGATGCAGCTGCTGACAACgacg AATGCAGCAACCCATCTATTGACCTGGTTTTTGTTGTCGACTCTTCCACAAGCCTGCGTCCAAGCGAGTTTGAACTTGTTAAACAGTTCATTTGGGAGTTGGTGCAAGGACTGGGTGTCTCCCTTCGTAACGTTCGTGTCGCCCTCGTCAGGTTCTCCTCTGACGTTGACGTCATCGCTTACCTCGACCAATGGACGACATCCGAAGGAATACAGGAATCTATCAAAAACATGGCGTACAAAAGCG GGGGAACTAACACGTACGGGGCTCTGGAGGTGGCACGCACTGAGGTACTGAGGGCAGACAGAGGCAACAGACCGGGCGTTCCCGACGTGGTGCTGGTTCTGACTGACGGAAAGTCCTGGTACCCCGACAAGACCGCTGTGCAGGCCGAGATGCTCCGAGATCAGGGGACTGAG GTAGTGGCACTGGGCATAGGCCAGAACGTGCTGATGTCAGAACTGCAGGCGATGACGTCAGGTGTAATACGCGTCATCAAGAACGCGGCTGGCCTTCATGACGCTGTGGATGACATCAGAGGCAATGTGTGTACAG TCGCCAAAAAAGCTGCAGACAAGATGGAAGTACAGCAGGCTGGTGTCTTTTCATCAAACGCATCAACACCATTATCAACGATCACAacagcgacgacgacgacgacattgCACACAAGCTATGAATCTTCTTCAGCAACGCCAGAATCGACAACACAGAAAAAGGTGTCACTTGCAAATGAATCATCTTTATTCTCATCCGCCGCAGTTTCATCCTCAACTGCATCCTCTTCAAGGATCTTGCCTTCCTCGTTGTCGTGGTCGTGGTTGCCGTCGTCTACCTTCTCACCCATTACGGCTTCATCGACAACTGCACTTTCTTCAATGACCTTctcttcgtcgtcgtcatcgtcgtctaCCTTCTCTCCGTCAAAAACAACGCCGTCGTCATCTCCAAGGGAATCAGCTCCACACGaatccccctttctctcttcctcctcttccccattatcgtcgtcgtcgctctTGAAAACATCATCGTCAAAAGTAACGACGGTTACTAAGATGACATCGACGGCGGATACGTTGTCAACACACACAGTTAGAAGGGATGAGAGCGACTTAAAAA ACTGCAAAGGCCAAAAACTGGAACTGATCTTTGTCCAAGATGCTTCCTTTAGTGTAAATGAGACAAACTTTCAACAGGCCAAGGATTTCATTACCGACACTGTCCGACAACTGCCCATCGGTCAGGATAAGATCCGAGTGGCCCTCGTGCGCTTTGGAACGGTTGCTGACGTCATATTTGGACTAGCCGAGTCCTCTGACGTCAAAGCGGTGACTGACGCCGTTGACGGAATGGAATACGTCGTCGGCGGAACGAACACCGCGCAGGCGTTGGGTGTCGTCGGGAAAAAG GTGATGAAACATGCCAGACCGGACGCCCGCTCGGTGGTGGTGGTCATCACAGACGGGGTCAGCAGCAGCTCCAGGAAGACCAGACGGGAGTCCCAGAATCTTCGGGACGCGCAAGTGCGCATCGTCTGGCTGTACATCGCTGCGCGCGACAGTGGCGACCTCGAGCGGGAGCGGGAGGGAATGATGCGCAAAGGGGACACCACGGTCGGCGTGTCTAGCTTCGACGATCTCGGCGTAGAGACGATGCAGCAGATTTTGAATGCTTCTTGCGAAG AGCGCCCAGAGCCAACAACAGCTGCACCAGAAACCATCACAGATGTTTCAGAATCAACAAATGATTTCGGTTCCGGAGAAGTTATTTCTTCATCTTTTGAGCCGATCCCGTCACCACCATCAACGTCAGACAACGTCATCAAATCCCTCCGGAACCCGCTCTCGTCATCAATTTTTACTGCGGAAGAAGATCTGATTCCAACGCTTCAAACGACTGAGACATACGAAGAAAACTTCACTTTGGAAGAAGAATTCACTGCAGTTGATTCTGACCCGAAACCCCCCACAAAATCAACCACCAAAGCCATTTCTCACAACGAAAACTCTCATACAACGACAGCAGAAGAGCCAGAAAACACATCAAAGTTCCAGTCATTTGACTTGGCAGACGACAAAACCACCAGAACCTCATACGAAACAACGGGCAACAACTCCGCCCCACAGCAACCTGGATTCACGGGGGCGGAAGAGAGGGCCGCCGAAACCAAGGTAAACAGCGAGAAAGATGGAGGTTCTTGGAAGAACAGCTCACCAAATGTCATCGGCACCGTTGTTGGAGTTCTTGTCGTGGCAGCCATCGCTGGTGGTGTCGCGTTTGTGGTACTTCGGAGAAGAGCTAACCGAAAGGATTCGAGGGAGATTAATAAGACAGGAGATAAAGTTTAA
- the LOC138964864 gene encoding uncharacterized protein, whose protein sequence is MPAMNKSSYHRIDKRVNASIVEATDATLNETVEFVREAHRETFPQGRVNAVNDDGEEDGAWEDDDGILWVDVAFDGTWHKRGFSSHYGVGVVVDVLTGYVLDFCVKSTYCHTCVMNKEKLEGMTDAEQLQWKQLHQPDCSINHEGSAKSMERDAALELWGRSVERHNLRYRTMLSDGDSTAFNALAAAQPYGPTRPITKLECTNHLPKRMGTALRKASKDGRLGGRGEGRLTKEKCQRLQNYFRSAILNNLEDQRAMEQAIWATFFHVTSTDEDPHHDRCPAGPASWCFFQRARAEGQPPPPHAGHNGTALSREVSHAVLPIYRRMTNPILLKRAAHGKTQNSNESLHNVMWGHCPKEVFVGKDRVEAAAPPLRLSQSSTEATLHWHRSWTT, encoded by the exons ATGCCAGCGATGAACAAGAGTTCCTATCATCGCATAGACAAACGAGTCAATGCCAGCATTGTGGAAGCTACAGATGCCACACTTAACGAAACAGTGGAGTTTGTGAGGGAAGCCCACAGGGAAACATTTCCTCAAGGCAGAGTGAATGCTGTGAATGATGATGGTGAGGAAGACGGTGCTTGGGAAGATGATGATGGCATTCTCTGGGTGGATGTGGCCTTTGATGGTACATGGCACAAGAGAGGATTTTCCTCACACTATGGAGTTggcgttgttgttgatgttctgACTGGGTATGTGCTGGACTTCTGTGTGAAATCCACATACTGTCACACATGTGTgatgaacaaagaaaaactaGAGGGGATGACCGATGCCGAGCAACTACAGTGGAAGCAGCTTCACCAGCCTGACTGCAGCATTAACCATGAGGGATCTGCCAAGTCTATGGAGAGGGATGCAGCCTTGGAGTTGTGGGGAAG GTCTGTTGAGCGTCACAACCTCAGGTACAGAACTATGCTGTCGGACGGAGATTCCACAGCGTTCAATGCTCTGGCTGCAGCTCAGCCCTACGGTCCCACACGTCCCATCACCAAGCTGGAATGTACCAACCACCTCCCCAAGAGAATGGGCACAGCTCTCCGCAAGGCATCAAAGGATGGAAGGCTTggtggaagaggggaggggcGACTAACCAAGGAAAAGTGTCAACGCTTGCAAAACTACTTCCGTAGCGCGATCCTCAACAACCTTGAAGATCAGCGAGCCATGGAGCAGGCGATCTGGGCCACTTTCTTCCATGTGACTTCAACTGACGAGGACCCTCACCACGACAGATGTCCAGCCGGGCCAGCCTCATggtgcttttttcaaagagccAGGGCAGAAGGgcaaccaccacctccacacGCAGGGCACAACGGCACTGCCTTGTCCAGGGAAGTATCACATGCTGTTCtgcccatctacaggagaatgACAAATCCCATTCTTCTCAAGCGCGCGGCCCATGGCAAGACTCAGAACAGTAATGAGTCTCTCCACAATGTCATGTGGGGACACTGCCCCAAAGAAGTCTTTGTTGGGAAAGACCGGGTGGAAGCAGCCGCGCCACCGCTGAGGCTGTCGCAAAGTTCAACAGAGGCAACTTTGCACTGGCACAGGTCATGGACGACATGA